The genomic stretch gaaaaagaaaaacttcactGCCTCATTTTGTTTCAGGTTTGCACCCTGGCAGGCAGGGAGACTGCAGACAGTGTGGTCAGAAAGGTGTTTCCAGGGCCTGGGGCAATGCCAGGACACTGTTCAGCTCATCTTCAAATACAAGAGCATTTTGACTGTTGCTGGGatggcttttctgtttctaaaccCTAAGCTGTCTTTCTGGAGAATCAGAATCTGAAATACATTCTTTTAACTTCTAATAACCACTACGGTTCCCCCCACTCATCTTCATGATGATCTGGAAAGACAGCACGGATTATCATTGCTTCTGTTTAGAAAGTGCTGCAAGAGCAGGGGATCAAGATTTCCATGCAAGGTGACGTTGCCGTTTGCATTTTTGCAGCCTTTGCATAGTGTCCCCAGTGGGCTTTAGATAAGGTGAGCAGCCCAGCCATGGGAGGTTTCCTACGTAACCACTAGGAAGTACGATGTAGGCttgttattaaataatataaaaaatatctCTCAAACATGTTGAAAGCTGCAAAGACTCTGCCAGTTATCCTCTGCTGATCCTGCTAGAGACTCAGCTGGGTTTTCAGCCTGCTCGAGCTCATACTCCAGTGACCTGACTTTACTTTGCTTCCCAGTGGTCCAAGGGAGAGTGTAATAAAGCCTGTGCCATAGGAATAAACCATACAGACCCCAAGAACTTTGCTAGGGGTGCTCAGGCAGCAGGGGTCAAGATCTCAAATGAAGCTATCTATCTCCCATAAATATACAATcataaagatgaagaaaaagcagacttACCCTCGTCAGCCATTGGAAACACATTTAGAAGATTAAAGTTGACTGAATGAGGAGCTTTAACACACAGGAACTTTTATATGGCGTTTAGCATATATGGGAAGTGAGACACCCTAAGGAATGGCAAGGATTTATTTACCAATCAAACACTGatttcagtgtttgctttgACTCATGACAACTGATCAATATCTTTCCCTCACACTGCTAACTGTGCTGCATGCGGCGGTAATTGCTACTTCTGCTTAATGATCCTATTTTCTGCTTAATGACCCTATTCCTGTGCTCTTGCCCCAAGCGAGGAGAATGGCTCCTGTCCCCAGCAAGGCAGAAACACTGGGGGAGGTGGGTGGCAGCGTGGGTGCAGGGAAATGCTGAGAATGAGAATTTGGTGAGTGTGGGGCAGAGGGGGGTGGTGCCTGGGTCCAGCTTCAGCATCACTGCCAAGGCGGGTGTGATAAAGGGGTACTCAGAGAGGGGAAGGCATGGGGATGTTTTCATCCAAGGCTGCACCCAGCACCCTCCAACATCTCACTGGTGGTTCTGTAGGGGAATTTTCTGAACCAGGAGCTTGTCCAAAGCAAAGCGGCCAGCTTGGGTATTTGGTGAAGATGCTACAGATACTCTGGGAGAGCTTAGGGACCCTGGAGAGAATTGCAAAGGTGTAAATGTCCTAACACTTAAATCCTCTGTGGCAGGATTACCCTTCAAATGAAGGAGTAACCCACCAGCTGCCTTCCTTCTGTGTACACCCCTCTGTGCCCTTCCTCTGGTTTGGGAAGACCACCGAGTACTGGGGcctgcagggaggctgctccGTCTGGCCTCAGGGGGCTGTGCGGGGGCTGTGCCGGTGGTGCTACCTGACCCTTGGTGCCCCAGCTTGGCTCTTTCTGGCAAGAGTCTGCTCAGCCCCAAGGTATTTCCCCTTGGGGACGCTGAGTCCCAGCTTTGGCTCAAGGCCAAATCTACCGGGCAGTAAGCAAAGCAAAggggtggtgctgctgtgcttggtATTGCATTTAGTAGAAGGTTTCCAGAGCTTGGGCAAGGAGGGATTAAGGCCTGGAGGCGTGCTGCGGTGTGTTCAGTGGCCTAAGGGATGTGCTGCtggctttatttccttctgcctgGCCCAGGGCTGGCTCAGCCAGCACAGAGGCCCACCTCTGCACAGAACCCCTCTGAGCTTTGGGAGCAATGGGGAAGAGCAAAGACATGGACATTGGCATGGAATTATCAGCCACTCTGGGTGGTGACAGCTGCTAGCATGGCTCATCCCTGGTGTTTGAACTTCAGGAGCAAACCTGAGGAGCTCAGCTGCATCCTCCCACAGCTCTGCATTGCTCTGGGAGCATCCTCACATTCTGCAGTCCTGGGAGGGGGCTAGGGTCTGGGATGGCTGGGAGGGGGAAGCACCCTACAGAGGTGTTGCAGGGACACAGGGAGATGTGCATGCTTGGTGTTTTAGGCAGTGCTGTTGCTCTGTTTTGGAGCCTAGGGGAAACAAAAGGTGCAACAGTGGCTCGGGCTGTGAGATGGGTGGCTTTAGTGCTCACTTTGTGGCAAAGCACTGCTGAACCGACCATCTCCTCCACAGAGAGGTGGCACATGATTACTCAGATATTATCCTAGCTGCCAAGAAAGTGAGGAGCTGGGTGAGAATACAAGAAATAAGAAACTGCAAACTAAGTCTGCTTTGCGATATGATTACATTTATTAGCTTTACACATGATCTTTGAAAAAGCAGGTGTCCGATCAAAGATGtcccaaagccagcagcagggcaaaaGGCTGATGATCATGGAGTTCATGGCATGGGGAGGCAGCACCAAGGGATGAGAGGAGAAGAGGACACGCTGAGAGGAGGCTGGCAAACAGCCAGGCCTGGGAGGGAAAGCAGTGCTGTGGCAGAGGCGGGGCTGTTGGTGCTGAGCACTGAGCTGCCAGGGCTGTTACTTGTGGCTGGGGGGCCAGGGACAGGCCTGCTTGCTCTGATGTCCCTGGGTGCTGGGAATGACAATGGGGCATTTCTGCTGCATGGCCTGGGAGGAACCGCCACTGCCCCCGCCGGAGCCGATGATGATTGTGTGGCCCGAGGAACTGCCACTGCCCCCACTGGAGCccccactgcagcagcatccagaggagccacctcctccacctccgGAGCTCACAACGATCTTCTGGCCAGATcctccactgctgctgctgtatcCTCCTCCCATGCCGTAGCCTGAGGAGCCCCCACCGCAGCACCCAGAGGATCCACCGCTGCTGCTTCCACCTCCGACAATTATGATCTTGCCTCCTGAAGAGCCACCACTGCTGGACCCTCCACCGCAGCACCCAGAGGAACCACCACTGCCTCCACCTCCAATAATGCTCTTTGATCCTGAAGAGCCACCGCTGCTGTATCCTCCTCCCATGCCGTAGCTGGATCCTCCACCACAACACCCAGAGGATCCACCACTGCTGCTTCCACCTCCGACAATTATGATCTTGCCTCCTGATGATCCACCACTGCTGGATCCTCCACCGCAGCACCCAGAGGACCCTCCACTGCCTCCACCTCCAATAATGCTCTTTGATCCCGAAGAGCCACCGCTGCTGTATCCTCCTCCCATGCCGTAGCTGGATCCTCCACCACAACACCCAGAGGAACCACCGCTGCTGCTTCCACCTCCTACAACTATGATTTTGCCACCTGAAGACCCTCCGCTGCTGGATCCACCACTGCAACACCCAGAGGACCCTCCACTGCCTCCACCTCCAATAATGCTCTTTGATCCTGAAGAGCCACCACTGCTATATCCTCCTCCCATGCCGTAGCTAGAGGAGCCTCCACCACAGCATCCAGAGGACCCTCCACTGCCTCCACCTCCAATAATGCTCTTTGATCCTGAAGATCCACCACTGCTATATCCTCCTCCCATGCCAGAGCCTGAGGAGCCTCCACCACAACACCCAGAGGATCCACCGCTGCTGCTTCCACCTCCGACAATTATGATCTTGCCTCCTGATGATCCACCACTGCTGGATCCTCCACCGCAGCACCCAGAGGACCCTCCACTGCCTCCAC from Aythya fuligula isolate bAytFul2 chromosome 28, bAytFul2.pri, whole genome shotgun sequence encodes the following:
- the LOC116499527 gene encoding loricrin-like, with protein sequence MCSRQSSGGCHETSSQSGGCHSGGSCCHGGSSSSYQAQGSSCCGGSSGGSAQVIVSSGSGGGGSCCGGGSSGYGMGGGYSSGGSLGSKSIIGGGGSGGSSGCCGGGSSSGGSSGGKIIIVGGGSSSGGSSGCCGGGSSGSGMGGGYSSGGSSGSKSIIGGGGSGGSSGCCGGGSSSYGMGGGYSSGGSSGSKSIIGGGGSGGSSGCCSGGSSSGGSSGGKIIVVGGGSSSGGSSGCCGGGSSYGMGGGYSSGGSSGSKSIIGGGGSGGSSGCCGGGSSSGGSSGGKIIIVGGGSSSGGSSGCCGGGSSYGMGGGYSSGGSSGSKSIIGGGGSGGSSGCCGGGSSSGGSSGGKIIIVGGGSSSGGSSGCCGGGSSGYGMGGGYSSSSGGSGQKIVVSSGGGGGGSSGCCCSGGSSGGSGSSSGHTIIIGSGGGSGGSSQAMQQKCPIVIPSTQGHQSKQACPWPPSHK